A section of the bacterium genome encodes:
- a CDS encoding tetratricopeptide repeat protein yields SEDAWINTFQVRTAPEEGGVSRARLREAALKASAKPVLSPGSSVEVLVSGFGVSPPSGAFSFELLDGRGEVVGSWVSTLKEPEEAPGDRPGAKWLTGSIDLSGELDGLVAGEYLLRAKAPGESGAPVYSPTLPVIVASDTGEFSTWAAVNRLETLDEPVGSTELPSPKKRTKLRAKDVKALKKRYAAILGLSTGRDRAAAPRALRSYEQEAVTEFGERGLPSLVAAEMGLIKGLGREDPEALIPVARLHHQAYREHRSRRAFLLATHARNLALAIVELYIDGGTSEESERGAALRQKDARRVVASRLLASFGGDLQRAGLRRFSERLFRRALECDDENEAALLGMGASFEKYSEYEEAAKYFERLVAARPESGEGRLRLGINHWRLGRKAKARKQLEQVIMGDHERWVQSLAYQELVQMSLRADDMEPAADLLGRALERFPDEPKLYLQLAYLRNAVGEPWRAQAELDRLSRVREPEVGDSPRYAYSNWPVEALDRVWARSEEDVLSRLEALQAVLPAGAEGGAP; encoded by the coding sequence GCTCAGAGGACGCCTGGATCAACACCTTCCAGGTTCGCACCGCGCCAGAGGAAGGCGGCGTTTCGAGGGCTCGACTCAGGGAGGCGGCGCTCAAGGCCTCGGCAAAGCCGGTTTTGAGCCCGGGCAGCAGTGTCGAAGTCCTCGTCTCCGGCTTCGGAGTCTCTCCGCCCTCCGGCGCGTTTTCGTTCGAGCTGCTCGACGGCCGAGGCGAAGTGGTAGGCAGTTGGGTGTCCACGCTCAAGGAGCCCGAAGAGGCGCCCGGCGATCGCCCCGGAGCCAAGTGGCTGACCGGGTCGATCGACCTCTCCGGCGAGCTTGACGGCCTCGTTGCCGGCGAGTACCTGCTGCGGGCGAAAGCTCCAGGGGAGAGCGGTGCGCCGGTTTACTCTCCAACGCTGCCGGTCATCGTGGCCAGCGACACCGGCGAGTTCTCGACGTGGGCCGCCGTGAATCGTCTGGAAACGCTAGACGAGCCGGTCGGCAGCACCGAGTTGCCGTCCCCGAAGAAGCGCACCAAGCTGCGGGCGAAGGACGTCAAGGCCTTGAAAAAGCGTTATGCCGCCATTCTGGGTCTCAGTACCGGTCGCGACCGCGCCGCCGCCCCGAGGGCTCTTCGCAGCTACGAGCAGGAGGCGGTTACCGAGTTCGGCGAGCGAGGTTTGCCCTCGCTGGTTGCCGCCGAGATGGGTTTGATCAAGGGTCTCGGAAGGGAGGATCCCGAAGCGCTGATCCCCGTCGCTCGACTCCATCACCAGGCTTACCGGGAACATCGCTCACGTCGGGCGTTTCTGCTCGCCACACATGCGCGCAACCTTGCGCTCGCGATCGTCGAGTTGTACATCGACGGCGGTACCAGCGAGGAATCGGAGAGGGGGGCGGCCCTGAGGCAGAAAGACGCGCGCCGGGTGGTCGCGTCGAGGCTGCTCGCCAGTTTTGGTGGTGATCTGCAGCGCGCGGGCCTGCGTCGGTTCAGCGAGCGGCTTTTTCGCCGGGCTCTGGAGTGTGATGACGAGAACGAAGCCGCTCTGCTCGGCATGGGGGCGAGTTTCGAGAAGTACAGCGAGTATGAGGAAGCCGCGAAGTACTTCGAGCGACTGGTCGCGGCCAGGCCAGAAAGCGGCGAGGGCCGCCTGCGACTGGGGATCAACCACTGGCGGTTGGGGCGCAAGGCCAAGGCCCGCAAGCAGTTGGAGCAGGTCATCATGGGAGACCACGAGCGTTGGGTCCAGTCGTTGGCGTATCAGGAACTCGTCCAGATGAGTCTTCGTGCCGACGACATGGAGCCAGCCGCGGACCTTCTCGGCCGAGCGCTCGAACGCTTTCCGGACGAGCCCAAGCTCTATCTGCAGCTCGCCTACTTGCGTAACGCGGTAGGCGAGCCCTGGCGAGCTCAGGCCGAGTTGGATCGACTGAGCCGGGTGCGAGAGCCCGAGGTCGGGGACTCTCCACGCTACGCCTACAGCAACTGGCCCGTCGAGGCGCTGGATCGCGTCTGGGCTCGGTCGGAGGAAGATGTGCTCTCCCGGCTCGAAGCTCTGCAGGCGGTGCTACCCGCCGGAGCAGAGGGCGGCGCGCCTTGA
- a CDS encoding VWA domain-containing protein, translating into MSRVATGALAAILLVCGAAGGAGAVAMEIVISRPELGVPIFGKVDVKVEVYPPSAEVDRVELFLDGEFMETATGVSPFVISIDAGEENRAHEILAVAYDLAGESVSATLETPPIQVDDEFKVELQQLYVTVESDGAPRALKREDFEIYDRNARQQIVTFERGDVPFTAVLLVDSSRSMVGEPLRTALRGARAFVDGMKELDEAKLLLFSDRILYETPFTSFSSVLSVGLSQVEAAGGTAINDFLYLGIERVQERQGRRVVVLLSDGVDVTSVLLMEQVRQAIRMNQAVLYWIVPPLGEGGGSAGHRSSWRDPEDHEKERELLAQTVLESGGRIVELESLEQTSEAFETVLRELRGQYVLGYYPPVTGRPGTWHKNEVKARDGRLKIRSRVGYYERPQQPVSESRREPQEQTRK; encoded by the coding sequence TTGAGCCGCGTCGCCACCGGGGCGCTGGCGGCGATTCTGCTGGTCTGCGGCGCAGCTGGTGGAGCTGGCGCCGTAGCCATGGAGATCGTGATCTCCCGCCCGGAACTGGGAGTTCCGATCTTCGGCAAGGTCGATGTCAAGGTGGAGGTCTACCCTCCATCTGCGGAAGTCGATCGTGTCGAGCTGTTCCTGGACGGAGAGTTCATGGAGACGGCCACCGGCGTGTCGCCTTTCGTGATCTCGATCGACGCCGGCGAGGAGAACAGGGCCCACGAGATCCTGGCGGTCGCGTACGACCTGGCCGGCGAGAGCGTATCCGCGACGCTGGAAACGCCGCCGATTCAGGTCGACGACGAGTTCAAGGTCGAATTGCAGCAGCTGTATGTGACGGTCGAGTCCGACGGCGCTCCCCGGGCTCTGAAGAGGGAAGACTTCGAGATCTACGACCGCAACGCCCGCCAGCAGATCGTGACGTTCGAGCGAGGAGACGTCCCGTTCACCGCGGTGCTGCTGGTGGACTCCAGCCGGAGCATGGTCGGCGAGCCGCTGCGTACGGCGCTCAGAGGCGCCCGGGCCTTCGTCGACGGCATGAAGGAGCTCGACGAGGCCAAGCTGCTCCTATTCTCCGACCGAATCCTCTATGAGACGCCGTTTACCAGTTTCTCGAGCGTGCTTTCGGTCGGGCTCTCCCAGGTGGAGGCGGCCGGGGGCACGGCTATCAACGATTTTCTCTACCTGGGCATCGAGAGAGTGCAAGAGCGGCAGGGTCGGCGAGTCGTCGTGCTGTTATCGGACGGTGTCGACGTTACCAGCGTTCTGCTCATGGAGCAGGTGCGCCAGGCGATCCGGATGAACCAGGCGGTGCTCTATTGGATTGTGCCGCCGCTGGGGGAGGGCGGCGGCAGCGCCGGACATCGGTCGTCTTGGCGCGATCCCGAGGATCACGAGAAGGAGCGCGAGCTCCTCGCGCAGACGGTGCTCGAAAGCGGCGGGCGGATCGTCGAGCTCGAGAGTCTGGAACAGACCTCGGAGGCTTTCGAGACCGTATTGCGGGAACTGCGAGGCCAGTACGTGCTTGGCTATTACCCTCCCGTGACCGGCCGCCCGGGAACCTGGCACAAGAACGAGGTCAAAGCCAGAGACGGTCGTTTGAAGATCCGAAGCCGTGTCGGCTATTATGAGCGTCCGCAGCAGCCCGTTTCGGAGTCGCGGCGGGAACCACAAGAACAAACCCGCAAGTGA
- a CDS encoding tetratricopeptide repeat protein: protein MKKRFTLMILVLAVALSARAEAQVQGIRFKGVVVDQDGNPVVGAEVTAEAIAAEASMKGSAKSKKGGRYGLFVMQVARQYRFTVTKDGYQELVQDFNAGSAITNEQMRIEANFTLVKDGGVAQDADAGEVPGPVEGNAAAIRLYNAGATANNEGDRATAIEKFREAVAADPGFVTGYQALLGLYIQAGDFANTLEVADQLIEVAPTDSMGLGARYDALLELGRTDEAEAALERMILAVPGPPTAVRLFNRAATALRENNMEKAIPDLKRALEMDPDLAVARSALATAHLIRKEYQPAAENAEFLRDLKPDDAAALSILYEAYRGLGDAEKAKEAFTALQQISPERAAEAFYNQGVALLDQGKPVDALASFEKVLASNPGHVKVHYMLGLCYLNSSDMAKAKSSLEKFIEMAPDDRDAPSAREMLAALQ, encoded by the coding sequence ATGAAAAAGAGATTCACTTTGATGATTCTGGTCCTGGCCGTGGCCCTCTCAGCGCGAGCGGAAGCTCAGGTTCAGGGAATACGTTTCAAGGGCGTTGTCGTCGATCAAGACGGCAATCCCGTGGTTGGAGCTGAGGTCACGGCCGAAGCGATCGCAGCCGAGGCTTCGATGAAAGGTTCGGCCAAGAGCAAAAAGGGGGGCCGCTATGGGCTCTTCGTCATGCAGGTAGCCCGGCAATACCGCTTCACGGTGACCAAGGATGGCTACCAGGAGCTGGTCCAGGATTTCAATGCGGGGAGCGCAATCACCAACGAGCAGATGAGGATCGAAGCCAATTTCACGCTGGTCAAGGACGGTGGAGTGGCGCAGGACGCCGACGCCGGCGAGGTTCCCGGCCCGGTCGAAGGCAACGCTGCGGCGATCAGGCTCTACAATGCCGGCGCTACCGCCAACAACGAGGGGGACCGCGCGACGGCGATCGAGAAGTTTCGCGAGGCCGTTGCCGCCGATCCAGGGTTCGTGACGGGTTACCAGGCGCTGCTGGGTCTCTACATCCAAGCTGGAGACTTCGCCAACACCCTGGAAGTGGCCGATCAGCTGATCGAGGTCGCTCCGACCGACAGCATGGGGCTGGGCGCTCGCTACGACGCGCTCCTCGAGTTGGGCCGGACCGACGAGGCCGAGGCCGCTCTCGAGCGAATGATCCTGGCGGTACCCGGGCCTCCGACCGCGGTTCGACTTTTCAATCGAGCCGCCACCGCGTTGCGCGAGAACAATATGGAAAAGGCCATTCCCGACTTGAAACGGGCGCTCGAAATGGATCCCGACCTGGCGGTCGCCCGCTCCGCCCTGGCCACGGCGCACTTGATCCGGAAGGAATATCAGCCGGCGGCTGAGAACGCGGAGTTTCTGCGAGACCTGAAACCGGATGACGCGGCTGCGCTGTCCATCCTCTACGAGGCCTACCGCGGGCTCGGAGACGCCGAAAAGGCCAAAGAGGCCTTCACCGCCTTGCAGCAGATAAGTCCGGAGAGGGCTGCCGAGGCCTTTTACAACCAGGGTGTGGCACTTCTCGACCAGGGCAAGCCCGTCGACGCCTTGGCCTCCTTCGAGAAGGTTCTGGCCTCGAACCCTGGGCATGTCAAGGTCCACTACATGCTGGGTCTGTGTTACCTGAATTCCAGCGATATGGCCAAGGCCAAGAGCTCTCTTGAGAAGTTTATTGAGATGGCGCCGGACGATCGGGATGCCCCGAGTGCCCGGGAGATGCTGGCTGCCCTCCAGTAG